In a genomic window of Trachemys scripta elegans isolate TJP31775 chromosome 12, CAS_Tse_1.0, whole genome shotgun sequence:
- the SDCBP2 gene encoding syntenin-2 isoform X1, translating to MWHVDSHTLRDRQQQGHDRGTDSFKVVPVEEATMSTLYPSLEDMKVDQTLQAQANAAARALAGVAEKSEPATAPPVLYPNLTELGDYMGLSLSSEEVQKDLALVPASGNQAGALVPSSQGVLVAPLTGNNLGLRRAEIRPGLRELHLCKDERGKTGLQLKSIDQGVFVQLVKANSPASLVGLRFGDQVLQINGKDCAGWSTDKANRALKKAAPEKIVVIVRDRPFQRTVTMHKDSTGHVGFVIKKGKIVSLTKGSSAARNGLLINHYICELNGQNVIGLKDKQILDILVTAGNAVTITIIPTVIYEHMVKRLSPGQIKSSMDHSLPDA from the exons GTGGTTCCTGTGGAAGAAGCAACCATGTCAACTCTATACCCATCCCTGGAGGACATGAAGGTGGATCAAACCTTGCAG GCTCAGGCGAATGCAGctgccagggctctggctggggttgcaGAGAAGTCAGAGCCAGCCACGG ccccacctgtTCTGTATCCAAACCTCACGGAGCTTGGGGATTACATGGGGCTCTCGCTCTCCAGTGAAGAGGTCCAGAAGGACTTAGCACTGGTCCCAGCAAGTGGCAAT CAGGCAGGGGCCCTGGTCCCTTCCTCCCAGGGTGTGCTGGTCGCCCCATTGACGGGAAACAACCTTGGGTTGCGCAGGGCAGAGATCAGGCCGGGCCTGCGGGAGCTCCACCTCTGCAAGGACGAGCGCGGGAAGACTGGGCTCCAGCTGAAAAGCATCGACCAG GGGGTGTTTGTGCAGCTGGTTAAGGCCAACTCCCCAGCGTCCCTCGTCGGGCTGCGCTTCGGGGACCAGGTGCTGCAGATCAACGGGAAGGACTGCGCTGGCTGGAGCACGGACAAGGCCAACAGGGCCCTGAAAAAGGCCGCCCCGGAGAAAATCGTTGTGATCGTGCGAGACag gcccttCCAGCGCACGGTGACGATGCACAAGGACAGCACGGGGCACGTGGGGTTTGTCATCAAGAAGGGGAAGATCGTTTCTCTCACCAAAGGCAGCTCTGCAGCCCGGAACGGCCTCCTCATCAACCACTACATCTGTGAGCTGAACGGGCAGAATGTCATCGGCCTGAAG GACAAACAAATCCTGGATATCCTGGTTACAGCTGGTAACGCCGTCACCATCACCATCATCCCCACAGTGATCTACGAGCACATGGTCAAACG GCTGTCACCAGGGCAGATCAAGTCATCCATGGACCACTCGCTTCCTGATGCTTAA
- the SDCBP2 gene encoding syntenin-2 isoform X3, which translates to MSTLYPSLEDMKVDQTLQAQANAAARALAGVAEKSEPATAPPVLYPNLTELGDYMGLSLSSEEVQKDLALVPASGNQAGALVPSSQGVLVAPLTGNNLGLRRAEIRPGLRELHLCKDERGKTGLQLKSIDQGVFVQLVKANSPASLVGLRFGDQVLQINGKDCAGWSTDKANRALKKAAPEKIVVIVRDRPFQRTVTMHKDSTGHVGFVIKKGKIVSLTKGSSAARNGLLINHYICELNGQNVIGLKDKQILDILVTAGNAVTITIIPTVIYEHMVKRLSPGQIKSSMDHSLPDA; encoded by the exons ATGTCAACTCTATACCCATCCCTGGAGGACATGAAGGTGGATCAAACCTTGCAG GCTCAGGCGAATGCAGctgccagggctctggctggggttgcaGAGAAGTCAGAGCCAGCCACGG ccccacctgtTCTGTATCCAAACCTCACGGAGCTTGGGGATTACATGGGGCTCTCGCTCTCCAGTGAAGAGGTCCAGAAGGACTTAGCACTGGTCCCAGCAAGTGGCAAT CAGGCAGGGGCCCTGGTCCCTTCCTCCCAGGGTGTGCTGGTCGCCCCATTGACGGGAAACAACCTTGGGTTGCGCAGGGCAGAGATCAGGCCGGGCCTGCGGGAGCTCCACCTCTGCAAGGACGAGCGCGGGAAGACTGGGCTCCAGCTGAAAAGCATCGACCAG GGGGTGTTTGTGCAGCTGGTTAAGGCCAACTCCCCAGCGTCCCTCGTCGGGCTGCGCTTCGGGGACCAGGTGCTGCAGATCAACGGGAAGGACTGCGCTGGCTGGAGCACGGACAAGGCCAACAGGGCCCTGAAAAAGGCCGCCCCGGAGAAAATCGTTGTGATCGTGCGAGACag gcccttCCAGCGCACGGTGACGATGCACAAGGACAGCACGGGGCACGTGGGGTTTGTCATCAAGAAGGGGAAGATCGTTTCTCTCACCAAAGGCAGCTCTGCAGCCCGGAACGGCCTCCTCATCAACCACTACATCTGTGAGCTGAACGGGCAGAATGTCATCGGCCTGAAG GACAAACAAATCCTGGATATCCTGGTTACAGCTGGTAACGCCGTCACCATCACCATCATCCCCACAGTGATCTACGAGCACATGGTCAAACG GCTGTCACCAGGGCAGATCAAGTCATCCATGGACCACTCGCTTCCTGATGCTTAA
- the SDCBP2 gene encoding syntenin-2 isoform X2 has protein sequence MWHVDSHTLRDRQQQGHDRGTDSFKVVPVEEATMSTLYPSLEDMKVDQTLQAQANAAARALAGVAEKSEPATAPPVLYPNLTELGDYMGLSLSSEEVQKDLALVPASGNAGALVPSSQGVLVAPLTGNNLGLRRAEIRPGLRELHLCKDERGKTGLQLKSIDQGVFVQLVKANSPASLVGLRFGDQVLQINGKDCAGWSTDKANRALKKAAPEKIVVIVRDRPFQRTVTMHKDSTGHVGFVIKKGKIVSLTKGSSAARNGLLINHYICELNGQNVIGLKDKQILDILVTAGNAVTITIIPTVIYEHMVKRLSPGQIKSSMDHSLPDA, from the exons GTGGTTCCTGTGGAAGAAGCAACCATGTCAACTCTATACCCATCCCTGGAGGACATGAAGGTGGATCAAACCTTGCAG GCTCAGGCGAATGCAGctgccagggctctggctggggttgcaGAGAAGTCAGAGCCAGCCACGG ccccacctgtTCTGTATCCAAACCTCACGGAGCTTGGGGATTACATGGGGCTCTCGCTCTCCAGTGAAGAGGTCCAGAAGGACTTAGCACTGGTCCCAGCAAGTGGCAAT GCAGGGGCCCTGGTCCCTTCCTCCCAGGGTGTGCTGGTCGCCCCATTGACGGGAAACAACCTTGGGTTGCGCAGGGCAGAGATCAGGCCGGGCCTGCGGGAGCTCCACCTCTGCAAGGACGAGCGCGGGAAGACTGGGCTCCAGCTGAAAAGCATCGACCAG GGGGTGTTTGTGCAGCTGGTTAAGGCCAACTCCCCAGCGTCCCTCGTCGGGCTGCGCTTCGGGGACCAGGTGCTGCAGATCAACGGGAAGGACTGCGCTGGCTGGAGCACGGACAAGGCCAACAGGGCCCTGAAAAAGGCCGCCCCGGAGAAAATCGTTGTGATCGTGCGAGACag gcccttCCAGCGCACGGTGACGATGCACAAGGACAGCACGGGGCACGTGGGGTTTGTCATCAAGAAGGGGAAGATCGTTTCTCTCACCAAAGGCAGCTCTGCAGCCCGGAACGGCCTCCTCATCAACCACTACATCTGTGAGCTGAACGGGCAGAATGTCATCGGCCTGAAG GACAAACAAATCCTGGATATCCTGGTTACAGCTGGTAACGCCGTCACCATCACCATCATCCCCACAGTGATCTACGAGCACATGGTCAAACG GCTGTCACCAGGGCAGATCAAGTCATCCATGGACCACTCGCTTCCTGATGCTTAA